In Elephas maximus indicus isolate mEleMax1 chromosome 15, mEleMax1 primary haplotype, whole genome shotgun sequence, the following are encoded in one genomic region:
- the LOC126058679 gene encoding translation initiation factor IF-2-like, translating to MSKTAITASNKAKTTSPRPPTSQSVTTSPKANKPVSDTSHHVQRPNAAWHGGEAFHLRTAGQAARPPLLRAGLRRVCPSRWLRVPGSGAHGRDREAPPAGGVRAAAGLGWPVPRRRPFAAPRAPIAALLARFHNKVSSSRLPNRRPEAAERPGPGAERRRRSGAKVGRGGARGGGWPPGPGGWTYSWPNFGDAGLRNRFFPKANRKRKKDKDPAHQDEDLLLGISGRLDHNENSQELKPTPHRRNGIEESTVLQDKEFAFAVRQTCGLVQSRGLRVSTCKMEVIQTRGFVLGARGAFLKKRPILLQPAT from the exons ATGTCCAAGACAGCAATCACAGCATCAAATAAGGCCAAGACGACTTCCCCTCGTCCCCCAACGTCCCAATCAGTCACCACCTCCCCGAAGGCAAACAAACCGGTCTCAGACACGTCCCACCACGTGCAGCGCCCTAATGCTGCCTGGCACGGGGGCGAAGCCTTTCATCTCAGGACTGCGGGCCAGGCCGCGCGGCCCCCATTATTGCGCGCGGGGCTGAGGCGGGTTTGCCCTTCCAGGTGGCTACGCGTACCTGGCAGCGGTGCCCACGGCCGAGACCGCGAGGCGCCCCCGGCGGGTGGGGTGCGGGCCGCGGCTGGCCTGGGGTGGCCGGTCCCCCGGCGGCGCCCCTTCGCCGCTCCCCGGGCGCCAATCGCCGCCCTCCTGGCCCGG TTTCACAACAAAGTCTCCTCGTCACGGCTACCAAACAGGAGGCCAGAGGCGGCCGAGCGGCCAGGGCCAGGAGCGGAGCGCCGCCGCCGCAGCGGTGCGAAGGTGGGCAGAGGGGGAGCGAGGGGAGGCGGCTGGCCACCAGGGCCCGGCGGCTGGACTTACTCGTGGCCAAACTTCGGCGACGCGGGGCTGAGGAACCGGTTCTTCCCAAAAGCAAACCGAAAACGG AAGAAGGATAAAGATCCAGCCCACCAAGACGAAGATTTACTCCTGGGCATCAGCGGAAGACTGGATCATAATGAGAACAGCCAAGAGctgaagcccactcctcacag GAGGAATGGAATTGAGGAGTCAACAGTCTTACAGGATAAAGAGTTCGCCTTTGCAGTCAGACAAACCTGTGGTCTTGTACAGAGCCGCGGCCTCCGTGTCTCCACCTGCAAAATGGAGGTAATACAAACTCGTGGGTTTGTCCTCGGAGCTAGAG